The following are encoded together in the Flavobacterium sp. TR2 genome:
- a CDS encoding fibronectin type III domain-containing protein gives MKNLFHNIYFFVLFLLFNAAGYAQLYPVQLTPVFNSPYSVKISDYATSMDTKMQLLINPTDITISNRRVRLKLYIQGNGLNIQTSDYAQEQRPIYINGGELQTLTNVDIASFFRLENLQGITPAQYANPLPEGMYNFCFELYDFVTNQRISQKSCANLYLILNDPPILNTPQKNEQIAATEFPNILFTWTPRQINATNVSYKFELKQLLDPTLDPQIGFQMSPTLYEETLFGTAVLYNLSMPILTPGLRYAWRVRAISTTGLSENAIFKNDGYSEIYSFKYTASCAAPTFLLSESQSSKSVKITWEGVPEHTRYQVQYKKQGVRNAQWFSSNSLNRQSLITNLEPGVTYEFRVGSSCDPAEDGIQSFTYSNTSTFTTPTETSSVPAYNCGIVPQINIQNQKPLTNLIQSETFKAGDFPVTILELQGENSPYSGRGYIVVPYLGDTKIAVEFNSIVINTDYQLISGIVETSYNPDWKNITDTEDFAGEGEGGQIEETVPFVIKDIVINPNGDILVNGVDGEQVTIPGGKDIVITDSGVKDEKGNVIVPPKVYNVDSQGNGSNEGVTTAEGGKSTPENTDGVDKNGQATELTAKGVTIAFANNEDTNKGAISKYAFDVMPEGAAPALKKLYKQASNVALPYKAVLNGDSDTMLATVALTDAKINLDSIVFKTQSGAKIDFKRNDKVFVLTVKGNQSYAEEQVLATIKQGKKWKVIGAFMLVHISPKTVNVALVPTYDISKIKADAIISRTQAIYEKVGVKINFTKENVLKIDSVVPDDVKEIQTEKSTLTSTYSPEQQRINALYQGSAFSYVLFVTDKASSKKQQGYMRLNGQFGYVFNSADDKTPAHELGHGIFRLEHPFETYNTSESSTNLLMDYGSGTVLNHLDWKQINDPAFKLYAFQSQSSGELLNGYGLTPDFKFITAGKSNIVSTKANLVNEGILSGFRDESNVKYLWNKVKNAYTVNGEENGKKYPVEPIKTLKDNPVIWLIYNYSENCKQIKYIHTRYDQITAIIAEKDKIAAQEKLETYIRAISIITAKEDPNIYSGFLGCDNDEGGKSNNVFAINKSTFSLPDEYSVVASDENEIKDNMPIIIDNDRRGARIDNEEQDRSSSTSLLPSKKNNAEEIYKEVATLWNNYENSIYETHLAVTDFDSINRAAFAKELKKLDGKKLLMPSLIKDKTLERVSEKFLQDFFENKIKGFMNTSTGLYNLYNSENRINYGTAGATLLHHFYQKAGGDYYKMKVIADAIYKAQKGKESIDNMIKLIDQVFQHKMKEAKIELDNNKFLDKPLDNAWFSKGIAQQTFPSFESDVLLNINFQSGMPQTRIDEEVFGLLCIGGTQAAKVAVKDFKPIIDENSLGYEATVILQYLDTFGVSEGDFTKDLKEKGILNLSSFNYRGGVMAQWVLQHQYGYKPFDDYLTYIIKMKKTWKK, from the coding sequence ATGAAGAACCTTTTCCATAACATATATTTTTTTGTTCTATTCCTGCTTTTTAATGCAGCTGGATACGCGCAGTTATATCCCGTTCAGCTAACGCCAGTTTTTAATAGTCCGTATAGCGTCAAAATATCCGATTATGCCACAAGCATGGATACTAAGATGCAATTATTGATTAATCCGACAGATATTACGATATCCAATAGAAGAGTGCGTTTAAAACTGTACATACAAGGCAACGGATTGAATATTCAGACCTCAGATTATGCGCAGGAGCAAAGGCCAATCTATATAAATGGGGGAGAACTGCAAACCCTTACCAATGTTGATATTGCATCATTTTTCAGATTAGAAAACCTGCAGGGAATTACTCCAGCGCAATATGCCAATCCTTTGCCGGAGGGGATGTACAATTTCTGTTTTGAGCTGTACGATTTTGTAACCAATCAGAGAATATCGCAGAAAAGCTGTGCTAATCTGTATTTGATATTAAATGATCCGCCAATATTAAACACGCCGCAGAAAAACGAACAAATCGCCGCGACGGAGTTTCCCAATATTCTTTTTACTTGGACGCCGCGCCAGATTAATGCGACAAACGTATCGTATAAATTTGAGCTAAAACAGCTTTTGGACCCAACATTAGATCCGCAGATAGGGTTTCAAATGTCGCCAACCTTATACGAAGAAACGTTGTTTGGAACAGCTGTTCTGTACAACCTGAGCATGCCAATTCTTACGCCAGGCCTGCGTTATGCGTGGCGAGTAAGAGCCATTTCCACAACAGGACTTTCAGAAAATGCCATTTTTAAAAATGACGGGTATAGCGAGATTTATTCCTTTAAATATACCGCCTCTTGTGCTGCGCCAACCTTTTTGCTAAGCGAATCCCAAAGCTCCAAAAGCGTAAAAATCACTTGGGAAGGAGTGCCAGAACACACACGCTACCAAGTGCAGTACAAAAAACAAGGTGTTCGCAACGCGCAGTGGTTTTCATCAAATAGTTTAAACAGACAAAGTTTAATAACCAATTTAGAACCAGGAGTCACCTATGAATTTAGAGTAGGTTCAAGTTGTGATCCAGCAGAAGACGGAATCCAGTCGTTTACCTACTCCAATACAAGCACTTTTACCACGCCTACAGAAACCAGCAGCGTTCCTGCTTACAATTGTGGCATTGTGCCTCAGATCAATATTCAGAACCAAAAACCGCTTACCAATTTAATTCAGAGCGAAACGTTTAAGGCGGGCGATTTTCCTGTCACTATTTTAGAGCTGCAAGGAGAAAACAGCCCCTACTCGGGTCGTGGATATATTGTTGTGCCTTATTTGGGAGATACCAAAATTGCGGTTGAGTTTAATAGCATCGTAATCAATACCGATTATCAATTGATAAGCGGTATTGTGGAGACGAGTTATAATCCAGATTGGAAAAATATTACCGATACAGAAGATTTTGCTGGCGAAGGTGAGGGAGGACAGATTGAAGAAACTGTTCCGTTTGTAATTAAAGATATTGTGATTAACCCTAATGGTGATATCCTTGTAAATGGTGTAGACGGTGAGCAGGTAACTATTCCGGGAGGAAAAGATATCGTAATTACAGACAGCGGTGTTAAAGATGAAAAAGGAAACGTTATTGTACCTCCAAAAGTGTATAACGTAGACAGCCAAGGTAATGGCAGCAATGAAGGAGTTACAACCGCCGAAGGAGGAAAATCAACACCAGAAAATACCGATGGCGTAGATAAAAATGGTCAAGCTACTGAACTTACGGCAAAAGGTGTTACTATTGCGTTTGCCAACAATGAAGACACAAATAAAGGAGCTATAAGCAAGTACGCTTTTGATGTAATGCCAGAAGGGGCAGCTCCGGCTTTGAAAAAATTATACAAACAGGCTAGTAATGTTGCTTTGCCTTATAAAGCGGTTTTAAACGGTGATTCCGATACAATGTTGGCTACAGTAGCCCTTACTGATGCCAAAATAAATCTGGATAGCATTGTTTTTAAAACGCAGAGTGGAGCAAAAATTGACTTTAAAAGAAATGATAAAGTTTTTGTGCTAACCGTAAAAGGAAATCAAAGTTATGCCGAAGAACAGGTATTAGCCACAATAAAACAAGGCAAGAAGTGGAAAGTTATTGGTGCTTTTATGCTAGTGCATATTTCACCAAAAACGGTCAATGTTGCCTTAGTGCCTACTTATGACATTTCAAAAATTAAAGCTGATGCAATTATCTCACGTACTCAGGCAATTTATGAGAAGGTTGGAGTAAAAATTAATTTTACCAAAGAAAACGTATTAAAAATTGACAGCGTAGTTCCCGATGATGTAAAGGAAATTCAAACTGAAAAAAGTACATTAACATCAACCTATAGTCCAGAACAGCAAAGGATAAATGCATTGTATCAAGGTTCAGCTTTTAGTTATGTGTTGTTTGTTACCGATAAAGCTTCAAGCAAAAAGCAGCAGGGATATATGCGTTTGAATGGACAGTTTGGTTACGTGTTTAATTCAGCTGATGATAAAACGCCTGCACACGAGCTAGGCCACGGAATCTTTAGATTGGAGCATCCTTTCGAAACTTATAACACTTCAGAATCTAGTACCAATTTATTGATGGATTACGGCTCAGGTACTGTTTTAAACCATCTGGATTGGAAACAGATTAATGATCCTGCATTTAAATTATATGCGTTTCAGAGTCAGAGTAGTGGGGAGTTATTGAATGGATATGGACTTACTCCAGACTTTAAATTTATTACTGCAGGAAAAAGTAATATTGTTTCTACAAAAGCGAATTTGGTAAATGAAGGTATTTTGTCTGGTTTTCGTGATGAGAGCAATGTTAAATACTTGTGGAATAAAGTCAAAAATGCATATACAGTAAATGGAGAAGAAAATGGCAAAAAGTATCCTGTAGAACCTATAAAGACTTTAAAAGACAATCCAGTAATTTGGCTTATTTATAATTATTCTGAAAATTGTAAACAAATAAAATATATTCATACCAGATATGATCAAATTACTGCAATTATAGCTGAGAAAGATAAAATAGCGGCGCAAGAAAAATTAGAAACCTATATTAGGGCAATTAGCATTATAACGGCTAAAGAAGATCCTAATATTTATTCAGGATTTTTAGGTTGTGATAATGATGAAGGGGGAAAGAGTAATAATGTTTTTGCTATAAATAAATCAACATTTAGTTTGCCAGACGAGTATTCTGTTGTTGCATCTGATGAGAATGAAATTAAAGATAATATGCCGATTATAATTGACAATGATAGGCGAGGGGCAAGGATAGATAATGAGGAACAAGATCGAAGTTCAAGTACAAGTTTGTTGCCATCGAAAAAAAATAATGCAGAGGAAATTTATAAAGAAGTAGCAACCTTGTGGAATAATTATGAAAATTCAATTTATGAAACTCATTTAGCTGTTACAGATTTTGATTCTATTAATAGGGCTGCTTTTGCTAAAGAACTAAAAAAATTAGATGGTAAAAAATTATTAATGCCTTCATTAATTAAAGATAAAACATTGGAAAGGGTATCTGAAAAATTCCTTCAAGATTTTTTTGAAAATAAAATTAAAGGTTTCATGAATACTTCAACTGGACTTTATAATTTATATAATAGTGAAAATAGAATAAATTACGGAACAGCTGGTGCTACTTTACTTCATCATTTTTATCAGAAAGCAGGGGGCGACTATTATAAAATGAAGGTAATAGCTGATGCTATTTATAAAGCACAAAAAGGCAAAGAGAGTATTGATAATATGATAAAATTAATAGATCAAGTTTTTCAACATAAAATGAAAGAGGCAAAAATTGAACTTGATAATAATAAATTTTTGGATAAACCATTGGATAATGCTTGGTTTAGTAAAGGAATTGCCCAGCAAACTTTTCCTAGTTTTGAATCAGATGTTTTATTGAATATAAATTTTCAATCAGGTATGCCACAGACGAGAATTGATGAAGAAGTTTTTGGTCTACTATGTATTGGTGGAACACAGGCGGCGAAAGTAGCCGTGAAAGATTTTAAACCTATAATAGACGAAAATAGTTTAGGTTATGAAGCTACCGTAATACTACAATATTTAGATACTTTCGGTGTATCGGAAGGTGATTTTACAAAAGATTTAAAGGAAAAAGGAATATTAAATCTCAGTAGTTTTAATTATAGAGGAGGAGTAATGGCACAGTGGGTGCTTCAGCACCAATACGGGTATAAACCTTTTGATGATTATTTGACATATATTATAAAAATGAAAAAAACATGGAAAAAATAA
- a CDS encoding T9SS type A sorting domain-containing protein — protein sequence MKKFYLFVVLLVCGLGYAQAPQLGEYEVIFNGSVYNDEHHNCGTAYVTLEFSTPADNYKALDITYSDNRKTDYYTNVRTTFKANKVLQSMFFSASRYDRKSCNGNRPYNMGRLTRADRFRCYTDDFQFKEYRNIDSDGDGLGTSSFNVKIRPVLVIVDQGIENDLPTDTRVILTSNTGFDSSEYNWQYSFDESSWVNMPQFSGRSSFTANAKEILGDQAGEYHGKKIYIRQVACGGAVSNKVTYIVRQSAPLIDSHQEEKTKCFDSKDGKLIMKLNRPLFNNEKLTFSIRDFDEVENKWKEVMCSSQEGQIALDGSNSYEFPCDFAKGRYGLTLTGFINGASTGSIYIEKSPYVFNIGSPTPVDFTLDKKDINCFGGSDGAIDVTATGGVDNGIYQYSNDGGATWVSFLNGNKTTLSDLGLGEYFFKVRKIKDANDKIGCIAKTSDDKEKVLSKIIDQPKAPLALSSPVLLTHPTFYKAEDGKVIVSVTGGSLINNNSYSYEWRNEKNEKIASDKSETKFVDGIFTIILQKVPEGTYTLTVTDKYNCVLIPKPVGILDDPDPIEIKLKVRQNIFCNSANLGEEGYENKALASNGSLVALVTGGKALKASDNKGLPYYFYWKKQVSKDFWEDLEVNDSIAANLPKGTYSVNVKDANDIMHGTYTMTEQTPIAVEQSLVEPEALKVEFTSGDVSCFEGANGWAKASIKDAKSTYKFTWYGPDHNGVVGEEITKLKVGTYYVNAVDTIKGCFVRDSIVIDGPDEEVKITYSTVSTPTFSGASNGKIVAEITGGTQFDPAKNNGRLYDYEWRNSADVKQNATTEIVNGVYIITLDNLPAESYFLTITDKNYNKATGQTVNCSIVKSKIKLTEPDPLKVVFEIVQTISCNAKNEYGDKTDVNPKDEQRDESQDGILVAHVTGGTALLSNKNNKLPYFYYWKKQRDNGTWEDLAVQDSIISNLSHGKYALNVKDANDIILGTYSNGNWIAKDSIQVMDQPPVLSVKIEKGDVFCHGGNDGWATATAEGGSGSYTYEWSNEFKSDKNTVLKTGTYWVIATDKKGCTAYAEVFIDEPKKPLAINYKEVFNPTFYKATNGRIVVEVTGGTIFKDNTYWFEWKNSKGVIQKTTTTSFANDIYTISLNGLGEETYTLTVRDKNYNEATNKTSCTVANSVTELEDPDPLEVTFEVIRTISCNVSNEFGNETDANPKDTQRDESQDGILKAHVKGGIQLPKEKNNGLPYFYTWKKKQKDGSWTLWNNTGDTAEYLSEGTYALNVEDANGIKLGSYVNNVLVKEIDAEKYIPQPDQLKLSFTKFDVGCTTGDDGWAEAHVTGGTPPYTYEWTNGATTPKIENITTNNYFVIVTDQKGCVVQGSIFVGDPNGIFTTETVKNPTCYQGNDGSIELNVTGGNLPYTYTWSTGATTKDLNNLAAGNYEVTITCPECCVYKKRFVLKDPAPVIVNIGADRTLCIDQSLDLDATIKDPQAKYSWTSTNGFTSNDAKIKISKAGTYHVKVTSALGCIGEDEIVIKTSQTAISAEFLLSSQAYLDEEVILVNTSSPFGESTDWVIPNGVKVVEQKEKYITLKFNATGVYSIGLKQTQGECYAVYTKNVTVEQRSAMPNEGTASKFITDFMVTPNPNNGNFKAIVNLENNSAINLRLFSSSGQNTMIQKQESGKKKYEVDFNTSLQSGMYIIVLETEQQTLVKKIIVN from the coding sequence ATGAAGAAATTTTACTTATTTGTTGTTTTATTGGTTTGTGGATTAGGGTACGCTCAGGCTCCACAATTAGGTGAGTATGAAGTTATTTTTAATGGCTCAGTTTATAATGATGAACACCATAATTGCGGGACTGCATACGTTACCTTAGAATTTAGCACTCCTGCAGATAATTATAAAGCCTTAGACATTACGTATTCTGATAATAGGAAGACAGACTATTATACTAATGTGAGAACTACATTTAAAGCAAATAAAGTTCTACAATCTATGTTTTTTTCTGCTTCACGATACGATAGGAAGTCCTGCAACGGAAATAGGCCTTATAATATGGGGAGACTTACAAGAGCAGATAGATTTCGTTGCTATACTGATGATTTTCAATTTAAAGAATATAGAAATATAGACAGTGACGGGGATGGACTTGGCACATCTTCATTTAACGTAAAGATTCGACCTGTTCTTGTAATCGTTGATCAAGGAATAGAAAACGATTTGCCGACGGATACTAGAGTTATTTTAACGTCTAATACAGGATTTGACAGTTCCGAATACAATTGGCAATATTCGTTTGATGAAAGTAGTTGGGTCAATATGCCACAATTTTCTGGAAGGTCAAGTTTTACGGCTAATGCAAAAGAAATTTTAGGAGACCAAGCTGGAGAATATCATGGAAAAAAAATTTATATTAGACAAGTAGCATGTGGTGGTGCTGTGTCTAATAAGGTTACTTATATTGTGCGTCAATCTGCTCCTTTAATTGATTCTCATCAAGAAGAAAAAACAAAGTGCTTTGATTCGAAGGATGGTAAATTAATCATGAAATTGAACAGACCTTTGTTTAACAACGAAAAATTAACTTTTAGTATTAGAGATTTTGATGAAGTTGAAAATAAGTGGAAGGAAGTAATGTGCTCCTCACAAGAAGGGCAAATTGCTCTTGATGGGAGTAATAGCTATGAGTTTCCGTGTGATTTTGCAAAAGGACGATATGGTCTCACACTTACGGGATTTATTAATGGTGCAAGTACAGGTTCAATATATATAGAAAAAAGCCCATATGTATTCAATATAGGCTCACCAACCCCAGTAGATTTTACCCTTGACAAAAAAGATATTAATTGTTTTGGAGGTTCTGATGGTGCAATTGATGTAACCGCAACAGGAGGAGTTGATAATGGTATTTATCAATATTCAAATGATGGAGGAGCAACTTGGGTCTCTTTTTTAAATGGAAATAAAACTACATTAAGCGACCTTGGTCTTGGGGAATATTTTTTTAAAGTTAGAAAAATAAAAGATGCTAATGACAAGATTGGCTGTATAGCAAAAACATCAGATGATAAAGAAAAAGTGCTGTCAAAAATAATTGATCAGCCAAAGGCTCCTCTTGCACTTTCGAGCCCAGTACTTCTTACGCATCCTACTTTTTATAAAGCAGAAGATGGTAAAGTTATAGTTTCAGTAACAGGCGGTTCTCTTATAAATAATAATAGTTATTCTTATGAATGGAGAAATGAAAAAAATGAAAAAATTGCTTCTGATAAATCTGAAACAAAATTTGTCGATGGCATCTTTACAATTATACTTCAAAAAGTTCCTGAGGGAACATACACACTGACTGTAACTGACAAATACAATTGTGTGTTAATACCAAAACCGGTTGGTATTTTAGACGATCCCGATCCCATTGAAATAAAACTGAAAGTTAGACAGAATATTTTTTGTAATTCAGCAAATTTGGGTGAAGAAGGATATGAAAATAAGGCTTTAGCATCCAATGGAAGTTTAGTGGCTTTGGTTACGGGAGGAAAAGCATTAAAAGCATCAGACAATAAAGGCTTACCGTATTATTTTTACTGGAAAAAGCAAGTTTCTAAGGATTTTTGGGAAGATTTAGAAGTAAACGATTCGATAGCAGCTAACCTTCCGAAAGGGACTTATTCCGTTAACGTTAAAGATGCTAACGATATTATGCATGGAACATATACCATGACTGAACAGACGCCTATAGCTGTTGAGCAGTCACTTGTAGAACCAGAGGCATTAAAAGTTGAATTTACTTCTGGAGATGTTTCTTGTTTTGAAGGTGCGAACGGATGGGCTAAGGCGAGTATAAAAGATGCAAAGTCCACCTATAAATTTACTTGGTACGGACCAGATCATAATGGCGTTGTAGGAGAAGAAATAACCAAATTAAAAGTAGGAACTTATTATGTAAATGCTGTCGATACAATTAAAGGCTGTTTTGTAAGAGATAGTATTGTCATAGATGGACCAGATGAAGAAGTAAAAATTACATATTCAACTGTTTCAACTCCTACTTTTTCAGGAGCAAGCAACGGAAAAATTGTTGCGGAGATTACAGGAGGAACACAATTTGATCCAGCAAAAAATAATGGCAGGCTGTATGATTACGAATGGAGAAATTCGGCTGACGTCAAGCAAAATGCAACTACTGAAATAGTAAATGGAGTTTACATTATTACATTAGACAATTTGCCTGCAGAGTCTTATTTTCTAACCATAACAGATAAAAATTATAATAAAGCAACTGGGCAGACGGTTAATTGCTCTATTGTAAAATCTAAAATTAAACTGACCGAACCAGATCCTTTAAAAGTAGTTTTTGAAATTGTCCAGACTATTTCGTGTAATGCGAAAAACGAGTATGGAGACAAAACAGATGTGAATCCAAAAGACGAACAGCGTGACGAATCGCAGGATGGAATTTTGGTGGCGCACGTTACAGGAGGAACAGCACTATTATCAAATAAAAATAACAAGCTTCCGTATTTTTACTATTGGAAAAAACAGCGAGACAATGGCACTTGGGAAGATTTAGCTGTACAAGATTCGATTATCTCAAACCTTTCTCATGGAAAATATGCACTTAATGTTAAAGATGCAAACGATATTATTTTAGGAACTTATTCAAATGGAAATTGGATCGCAAAAGATTCTATTCAGGTAATGGATCAGCCGCCAGTATTATCAGTAAAAATCGAAAAGGGAGATGTTTTTTGCCATGGTGGCAATGACGGTTGGGCAACCGCAACGGCTGAAGGCGGAAGCGGATCTTATACTTACGAATGGTCTAATGAATTTAAGTCCGATAAAAATACCGTTTTAAAAACCGGGACTTATTGGGTAATTGCAACAGATAAAAAAGGCTGTACGGCTTATGCCGAAGTTTTTATTGATGAGCCTAAAAAGCCGCTGGCGATTAACTATAAAGAAGTTTTTAACCCGACATTTTATAAAGCAACAAATGGAAGAATTGTAGTTGAAGTTACAGGTGGAACTATATTTAAAGACAACACCTATTGGTTTGAGTGGAAAAATAGCAAAGGAGTAATCCAGAAGACTACAACAACAAGTTTTGCAAATGATATTTATACGATTTCGTTAAATGGACTTGGAGAAGAAACGTATACCCTAACGGTTCGTGATAAAAATTATAATGAAGCAACAAATAAAACCAGCTGTACGGTGGCAAATTCCGTTACTGAATTAGAAGATCCAGATCCGCTTGAAGTTACTTTTGAAGTTATTCGTACTATTTCTTGTAACGTGAGCAATGAATTTGGAAATGAGACAGATGCTAATCCGAAAGATACCCAAAGAGACGAATCGCAAGACGGTATTTTGAAAGCTCATGTAAAAGGAGGAATTCAGCTTCCAAAAGAAAAAAATAACGGATTGCCATACTTCTACACTTGGAAGAAAAAGCAAAAAGACGGTTCTTGGACTCTTTGGAACAATACAGGAGATACGGCAGAATACCTTTCAGAAGGAACTTATGCTTTGAATGTTGAAGATGCCAACGGAATAAAACTGGGAAGCTATGTGAATAACGTTTTGGTTAAAGAAATAGATGCTGAGAAGTATATTCCGCAACCAGATCAATTAAAGTTGAGTTTTACCAAGTTTGATGTGGGCTGCACAACAGGTGATGATGGTTGGGCAGAAGCGCATGTAACAGGTGGAACTCCGCCATATACATATGAATGGACAAACGGGGCAACTACCCCAAAAATAGAAAACATTACGACCAATAATTATTTCGTAATAGTAACCGATCAAAAAGGATGTGTGGTTCAGGGAAGTATTTTTGTGGGAGACCCTAACGGAATATTTACTACAGAAACAGTAAAAAATCCTACCTGTTATCAAGGAAATGATGGATCGATCGAACTTAATGTTACTGGCGGAAACTTGCCTTATACCTATACATGGAGTACAGGCGCGACTACAAAAGATTTAAATAATCTTGCGGCAGGAAATTATGAAGTTACGATTACCTGTCCAGAATGTTGTGTCTATAAGAAAAGATTCGTTTTAAAAGATCCAGCGCCAGTTATTGTAAATATTGGAGCGGATAGAACGCTATGCATAGACCAAAGTTTAGATTTAGATGCTACGATTAAGGATCCTCAAGCAAAATACAGCTGGACTTCTACAAATGGTTTTACATCAAATGACGCAAAAATCAAGATATCAAAAGCAGGGACTTATCATGTAAAAGTGACTTCGGCTTTAGGTTGTATTGGCGAAGATGAAATCGTGATAAAAACAAGTCAGACTGCAATCAGTGCCGAATTTTTATTGAGTTCTCAGGCTTATTTAGACGAAGAAGTAATCTTGGTCAATACCAGCAGTCCTTTTGGAGAAAGTACAGACTGGGTTATTCCAAATGGAGTAAAAGTGGTAGAACAAAAAGAAAAATACATCACATTAAAGTTTAATGCAACAGGAGTATATTCTATCGGATTAAAACAGACGCAAGGCGAATGTTATGCCGTATATACCAAAAATGTTACAGTCGAACAGCGAAGCGCAATGCCAAATGAAGGTACTGCATCGAAGTTTATTACAGATTTTATGGTAACCCCAAATCCAAACAATGGAAATTTTAAGGCAATTGTAAATTTAGAAAACAATAGTGCCATAAATTTAAGATTGTTCTCATCTTCTGGACAAAACACCATGATTCAGAAACAGGAATCAGGAAAGAAAAAGTACGAAGTAGATTTTAATACTTCATTACAATCTGGTATGTACATTATTGTATTAGAAACAGAACAGCAAACATTGGTTAAAAAAATTATCGTCAATTAA
- a CDS encoding PKD domain-containing protein: MKKTLLLFLLIVITSCYQETAIAIDGDFTTSYVDQDESIPVIIKIDSKITGADTYEWTFEGGNPSVSSSKNPGEILYNKQGTYTIKLTAKNVDGESREFTKTVVIKDGINIDFTHEIVKSNYSPVEVILKNATAGEGLTFKWEFQDGSPASFTGKTPPNIVFTTPGEHTITLTVSNGFESDKQTKTITVAPYLVSLFAYEPKFEDDDYEAPVTINFTNKSVSATSYKWSFEGGNPAVSTEKNPTVIFASAGTHEVTLEAINDKTSQIFKSTITVLSDTNLRTFVNVKLGINSAHNGNNIGAMFSTVTREVYKANEINDQNSSLIDIVFQGLNGNFTYNRFISPDQANNYGFLALKNAQSTIFVNSQNLCNCGLNFTEAQFDSMVNDAPLKSLSINYTAGGAQEFGFTYPRIILFKTQDGRKGAIKIKEMVKNSTSSYILCDIKVQKQ; this comes from the coding sequence ATGAAAAAAACTTTACTCTTATTTTTACTTATTGTTATTACTTCATGCTATCAGGAAACTGCTATAGCCATAGATGGTGATTTTACGACTTCGTATGTTGATCAGGATGAATCGATACCCGTTATTATTAAAATTGATAGTAAAATAACGGGTGCAGATACGTATGAATGGACATTTGAAGGAGGAAATCCGTCTGTTTCAAGCTCTAAAAATCCGGGTGAGATTTTATATAACAAGCAGGGTACCTATACCATTAAGCTAACAGCAAAAAATGTAGATGGTGAGAGCAGGGAATTTACAAAAACCGTCGTAATAAAAGACGGAATCAATATTGATTTTACTCATGAAATTGTAAAAAGCAATTATTCGCCTGTTGAAGTAATCTTAAAGAATGCCACTGCTGGAGAAGGACTGACTTTTAAATGGGAGTTTCAAGACGGATCGCCAGCTTCTTTTACAGGAAAAACTCCGCCCAATATTGTATTTACGACTCCAGGAGAACACACCATAACTTTGACTGTTTCTAATGGTTTTGAATCTGATAAGCAGACTAAAACGATTACTGTTGCGCCTTATCTAGTAAGTTTGTTTGCCTATGAGCCAAAGTTTGAAGATGACGATTATGAAGCTCCTGTAACCATTAATTTCACTAATAAATCAGTTAGTGCGACAAGTTATAAATGGAGTTTCGAAGGCGGAAATCCTGCTGTTTCGACAGAAAAAAATCCAACAGTTATTTTTGCTAGCGCAGGCACTCATGAAGTTACTCTGGAAGCTATTAATGACAAAACTAGCCAGATTTTTAAATCGACAATTACGGTGCTGTCAGATACAAACCTGCGCACATTCGTAAATGTTAAATTAGGAATTAACTCGGCACACAACGGAAATAATATCGGAGCAATGTTCTCGACTGTTACGCGAGAAGTTTACAAAGCAAACGAAATTAACGATCAGAATAGCAGTTTAATAGATATTGTATTTCAAGGTTTAAACGGCAATTTTACATACAACAGATTCATTTCTCCCGATCAGGCAAACAATTATGGTTTCTTGGCATTAAAAAATGCACAAAGCACCATTTTTGTAAACTCTCAAAATTTATGCAATTGCGGTCTAAATTTTACAGAAGCACAATTTGACAGTATGGTAAATGATGCGCCTTTAAAATCATTAAGTATAAATTATACAGCGGGAGGAGCACAGGAATTTGGTTTTACCTATCCCAGAATCATTTTATTTAAAACGCAAGACGGCAGAAAAGGTGCCATTAAAATTAAAGAAATGGTAAAGAACAGTACCAGTTCTTATATTTTATGTGACATCAAAGTTCAAAAACAATAA